The following nucleotide sequence is from Mycobacterium sp. 3519A.
GCGGTGATGATCCAGCGGCACTTCTTCCAGCATGTCGACGTCGGCTTCGAGACGCTGCAGATCGTGCAGGTGGATCAGAAGTTCCTGTTCCACGAGCCGATCAAGGACGGCGACGTGCTGACCGGCACCATGTACATCGAGTCGGTGAACGAGCGGTTCGGCGCCGACATCGTGACCACCCGAAACGTGTGCGCACGGCCCAACGGCGACGTCGTGATGGAGTCGTTCACCACGCTGATGGGCCACGAGGGCGACAACTCGATTTCAGCCGGGTGGGACCCGGAAACCGGCCAGGTCGTGCGCAAGCCCGTCAAGCACGACGACTAGAGGCGGATTAGTAACTATCACGGGTGGCGCGCTACACTCGGTCCTCGGGGTTTTCCCAGTCCAGCGCGCTGTCCGTCGGTTTTCAATCGGCCGAACGGGGAGCGCGCAAATTGTGTG
It contains:
- the hadC gene encoding (3R)-hydroxyacyl-ACP dehydratase subunit HadC, coding for MALKTDIRGMVWKYPDTFVVGREQIRQYAASVKSMDPASHDEDAAAQLGHSGLIAPPTFMSIFAVMIQRHFFQHVDVGFETLQIVQVDQKFLFHEPIKDGDVLTGTMYIESVNERFGADIVTTRNVCARPNGDVVMESFTTLMGHEGDNSISAGWDPETGQVVRKPVKHDD